The DNA window ATCAATAAATATCCACGGGAATATATGACCAATAGCTTATAAGATTATAAAATCTCAAATTGATTAAATTCTGGTTTATCCTacattttccaaaattaaaatgagAAATGAAGAAGTTTTAAAAATTATCAATTGTCTCAATTGACAAAATTTGTgctattattttcaattttcttaAGCTAAAAATGACACCGGTTAATCGTACATATTGTCACATTAATACATACTTATATCACCACTATTCATTAGCAACACCATATTTTTACATACTGCACCAATTTAGTATTGAATTTACACCTAAAAAAGTTAATATGCAACAAATGAGAATTTTTTGAAAACTTTGTGATTTAGGAGTATTATTCAACTTTTGAATTGGGCtgtacaaataataatttaaccgaaggttaaattataatttttcagGCTTAAAATGAAAAGGTTCATGGAATTCTTTTGCAGAAGTGATAGATAGCTACGTCCCTCCAATTAAGTGCAGAAGTGGGAATCCTACAATGCACAaacctatttttatttttattttttttcgtaGGAACAAACAATTTTGTACACTCAGCATAGTTATCATAATCTCGGCCATAAAAAAATTCGGAGCTGATTATATTATTAGTTCAAAAATTATTGTCATTACGACTACGAACAATGGCCACAAATTTTCCACTTTTCTTGTCTGCTTGTCCCTTTTCTATGATTTTGGTAGTTTTgttgtaattaattaatgacaCATAGTTAACTTTAAACATTAACAATTGTGAGTAGACAAGGTTACCTGCCTTTCTATAGCATAGTGACAACATGTGATGAAACTGGTTCATACACCCAGCCAAATTCATTGGTACGTCTCATCCCCCTTATTTTTTACgaagattaaataaaaattcattGTCATATATACCTCATAATCAAATGCAATAATTCACATGAAGTGGCATGCAAGGTTCTCAACTTCGATCAcaatttttattgaatttataaatatattattggtAACAAGATCCAAAGTTTGAAGTAGCAATTTGATGGTCTGATTTGAGTTTATATAAGATAGAATGCAAATTGTCTTATGATTTTTAATTCGATGTGATTACGAACAACGGCTACATAATATTATTAACTGATACCTTCGTGTCGTTCACATCAGCATTTCCTGAAAGAGAtatgatttagagacataatgacAATGCCACAATGAGATTTTAATAGTAATTGTACaccataattttttttgaattaaatttatattttgtatgttTACTTTGTTACCCTTTACATTAAATTGTACATATTTATTAGATCTATTTAAGGGTATAGCTTAAGCCCTGGAGTTATGTATGGAGTAATTTGCTTTCATGAGATCCACATTATTTATGATCgacatttttaattttgtttcttttttatattgcatttatttatggatatatatttaaataaaatattataatatcattgtatttatatattttattgtatATTTAGTTTACGAACAATTTAATGATGTACTACTATCATTTATCAAACGAATAATGATGATCAAACTAATCTTCataaattttagtttaaataaattaataatgtaataaaaaaatatggttCTTAGTTTGCTCTAGTTTTTCACTATCAATTTGATTTCATTAATTTGTTACTCTACCATTTACGAAAGAATTTGATTTTCTGTCAAGTTTTATaccataaaatttttaatttcttattaattgataaatcagggtaattcaaatttatattgAGCTAAATGTATATAAacgttaaaataaaaaaaattatattgagctatttatacaaatttaatttatttataaaaacaatAACCTTTATGtgttataattaaaattattatctaATGTAAGAAactaaacttttatttttataaattcgtaacttttatttttaaaaataattattttattcaaaatagTTTATTCTGAATAAcagtaatttttaattacaaaaataactTTTTagcaagaaaaatattttttattctcaaGATCAAtgacttttatttattataacaaaattttatacataaaactattaatttttatccaaaaaatagtagtaatttttattcacatagaatttATTTTACAagaattgtaattttttttattaatttgaacgAATAACCTTTTCTTATTAAAACACCAACTTTATTCACAAGAAAAGAACGTTTTTAGCAAAAATGTAACTTTTGTTGACATcttttattcacaaaattaatactaacaTTTTATTCATTAGATCAAAATTATTTATCCATAAGAATAATAACCATTATTTACAGTAACTTTTATTTGCAATAACAATAACATTTATTCACAAAGCCTTAAATTTTATTCACTAGTATAATAAATTTTACTCATAAGAAtaataacttttatttattggaGCAGTAGTTTTATTTTACTAGAACTATAAACTTTTATTTGTTACAATAATGCTTTTAttgataatattaattaaaatgattattttttcacaattatAATAACTCTTGTAAAATagcaaaaataaataactttatccgcaataaaaaaataactctTGGCTGCAACAAACTATATTAGagtaataaatttttaatattaaatactaTGACTTTTTCATAATAAATGTTAGTTTTATCCCCAGAAACaatactcctactcctactcctaatTTGATGATGAAGTGTGATTGAGTAAGTAACAAGCTCCGTATCTATCCAATAGATTAAATGGTTTGAGTCATCACATGTTTAATACAAAACCATTATCgatcatttaaaaataataaatttttttgattaCAATAATATCAACttcaaattatataatttatttccCACACTCTAGTGCTTTTAATTAGTGCAGTACTACTCATATTCACTTAGCATCTGCAGTTTACATCAAAATAGCAAAAGACCACGTGGCGCACATGATACATAATTAAGAAATTGAGAGTTGCCCAACTACAAAAAATGTAGTAGTTCCTAGATGCCTATATTACATAAATGGTTCCTTGAATTCCTTTGTATATCAGGATTAtgcattagaaaaaaaattgattcatAAATTTCTTTTTATCTATTAAGAAAGTAATAAGAATcccaaaaataagaaaaaatggtGCAATTTTATGAGATTCTTATCTCTACATTCTATTATGTGtatattatttcataatttGAAAATTCTTACATATTTAGATATTTCAGActataatgttttattacttatcattattttaatgattaattaaaaatactaattataataatatcaagtaggagtattatttttttatactttttattattgttattttaataattatattatcaaTTAACAAATTATAAGTAAATTTGAATACTATAATTTTGCAAATTCTgaatcatattttaattataaggagtaataattataataatttttcatttattgTTTACTACTCCGTATTGTTTTTGTTGTTGATATTATTAAGTTACggattaataatttattaactaTACTTTAATATTAATGTAGTTTTTATCATTATTGTGGGAACGTCGGATGTCAAAGTTATTGAATGGGTAAGTCATCAATCCCTATTTACTTTATTTGACGAGGCAATTTAATTACCAAAGAATTCTAATTTATCCTTGTGTGATTCTTGGTGAAGCATTAGGTGGATGGAAGTCTTTATATTAAGTATTATTAACACAAACCTGATCTAAACTCtcttattaaattaattgttcaACGATTGAGCATTCTCAATACTAAAGGATCATACTAAATTAATACCAacaattgttattattattagtatttttttctaGGTTAATTGCTAGGATAAATAACTCATCTAGGAATGGAATTTTATGacaaaaaatgtcatttttgttCATAGAATTCCATCTCTAGATAAGTTGTCATTTTTGTTCATTTTATCCCTAAATGAGTTATCTATCCTAACAAACATGTGCTAAGTGAAtcttaatgtaatttttaaagtTATAGATCATACTTTATATTACCatatactataatttttatttcgtcatttattttatagttatttaatataaattgttACTCTACTTATACGTCTATTAGTAACTTACTTATAAGTTAAGAATCTAACTTTTAAAATTATGCATCATAGtagtatagtagtagtataatcaTATTGCTAAAAATCATAAATAAGTCATTTATGAGGGTTCAAATCTATTTCTTCTCTTATCTATATGTTACAAACTTACAATTGTGGATTGGATTAACAAGTAGACTTGAAATCACAACCTAATCCCACAGCCTAAAACTCAAATGCTTATATATACTATTAAAATctttcattaaataaataattgagatATCCACTACACGTAATCAAGGATAATAATATGATGATATCTATTGTATCCAAACAATCCGGTATCCAAATATTAACGTAACGACATCGAGGTCGATGAATCAAAAACATGTTAATGCCTATATATATTCCATTTACGACTCATGTACATCCATAACCTCTCTCATTTTCTCtctcaactctctctctctctatctatctATAGGAGTAGATTGAAATTAGTGAATCAATCTGAGTTTGATGAAAGGGGTGGTAGTGAGAAGGGCATTATGGGAATCCAGACGTTTCCGAGGCCGTGGCTATTCCGGTGCATGCGCCGCCGACGATGTAAACGAACTTCCCAAAATGCCCCCCTTCGACTATACTCCGCCGCCGTACTCGGGCCCCACCGCCGCCCAGATTTTGGCTAAGCGGAAAGAATTCCTCAGCCCTTCCATCTTCCACTTCTATGGTAAACCTGTGAGTTCTACTAACCATAATTGTATATATAAGTGTACAATACAAAAATCACAAGGCTGCCTTGTGCCATCGATCATCTGATATTACTCTTGGAAATGTTTCAAACCATTAATTATGCAAATCAGTTAACCAATTTCTAGTTTTTTTGGTATTGCTTACATTTTTCCGATGATACGATTCGCATATACTAGCATCTTGTCATCTTATGTCATACCGCACAACCCAAGAAAGTAAATTTGGAACTTTATAAGTATACTCactgaaaataaattaataatccttattgtgtcttttttttttgtacagTGATACACTTGTTTAGAAGAATGTTAAAAAAATTGGTTATTAAGTGAcactctataaataaatttcaatttGGTGGTGAAACTGTGTACAAGATAAAAACACTAATGGGACATAATACAACCAAATAAAGAATAGATAAATTACACGAAAATAAACAGAATTGAATATATAATAATCGAAACTATAGACCGCAAAGTGGATGATGGCAAGTGCAGAACTTTGGCTAAGTCCATTGCATTGGGAGGTCATTATGTGCATCATGATGGCTTGACACGTTTTAAATACCTCTTCAATGAGGTTATCATCTCTGGTGTGAGATAATTAatacttagttaattaatccattGGCTCATAGTTCTTTTTTTGGTGTTATTATAATCAACTTTAATCAATTATTTCTCACATAACCGGGAATcgaatttgagaaaatgaatagaCTACAGTCATCTCTGCCCGAACACTATTgtatttaatttcaaaaaataaatgtcTCAGTCATATTTTTTATTGATCAAAGTCCATTGACCACAAACTCGAAGTACTAATAAACTTAATAGTAAAAAAATGGTTTGAGCAGGTGAACATAGTACATGGGAAGATGCAATACTTGTTCGATGAGAAGGGGCGGCGATACCTGGATGGCTTCGGCGGTATAGCCACCGTTTGCTGCGGCCATTGCCACCCCGACGTGGTGAAGGCCATCGTCAATCAAACCAACAATCTGCAACATTCCACTATTCTGTATCTGAATCATGCCATCACCGATTTTGCCGAGGCTTTAGCATCCAAGATTCCCGGTGATCTCAAGGTTTTCCTATGTTATCTCATTTAAACTCATTTAAACTAAGGTTGATAAGTTGGTAGCATACCTAATGATGTTTATATGATATGTAGGTAGTGTTCTTCACCAATTCCGGGACAGAGGCCAATGAACTTGCTATCATGATGGCTAGATTGTATACTGCTAACCATGACATTGTGTCACTTAGAAATGCCTATCACGGCAATGCAGCCGGTACTATGGGGGCCACGGCCCAGTCTAACTGGAAGTTCAACGTTGTCCAGACTGGGATGCATCATGCCCTGAATCCGGATCCCTATCGAGGTGTGTTTGGATCGGATGGTCTGAAATACGCCAGGGATGTTGAAGATCTCATCAAATTTGGTACATCTGGCCATGTTGCTGGTTTCATGTCTGAGGCCATACAGGTATTCTATTCATTACAACCTCAGACCTTTCTATTATACAAAATAGTAAACTTAGTTTTCTCTTCCgtgtgaaaaaaaattaagggTGTTGGTGGGATTGTTGAGCTAGCTCCCAACTACTTACCTAGTGTGTACGAAAGCATCAGGAAGGCGGGAGGCCTCTGCATCGCGGATGAGGTGCAGTCAGGCTTTGCTCGCACTGGCACCCACTTTTGGGGCTTCGAGACACAAGGCGTTGTGCCAGACATAGTCACCATGGCTAAGGTAAGTTTAATTAGTACTATTACATAACATATCAAGGCCTAGCAGAGTATTAGAAGTGAGTTGGAGGTGTATTTGATGGTAGGGGATTGGGAACGGAATCCCTCTCGGTGCAGTGGTGACAACTCCTAAAGTGGCGGAGGTCTTGACTCGGAGGAGCTACTTCAACACTTTTGGGGGGAACCCCGTGTGCACCGCAGCAGGGCTAGCTGTGCTCAAGGTGATTGAGAGGGAGAATCTGCAGGAGAATGCTCGTGTCGTGGGCTCTTATCTCAAGGACCGCTTCAACGCCCTCAAAGACAAGCACGAGAGTAAGCTCTATTCCTCATCATCCTCAACGGATCACCTACAAACTCATGATCTCCTGGTTTTATTTAATGTAGTTATTGGTGATGTGAGGGGAAGAGGACTAATGCTTGGGATCGAACTAGTGACGGATAGAACCCTCAAAACTCCAGCGAAGAACGAAATAGCCCGAGTCATGGAGCTCATGAAAGGTATCCATCCATCTATCTGGATATTTACTAAGAACTAACAACTGATACTATTTGTTTTGTGATGATCAAGATATGGGAGTTTTGGTGGGAAAGGGAGGATTCTATGGGAATGTTTTTAGAGTCACACCTCCACTTTGCTTCAACAAGGAAGATGCTGGTAATTAAACATCACACATTTACATTTGTTTgctctctatctctctcctcACCAATCATCAATCATCAATAAATACTTGTGTTATGAATACAGATTTCATGGTGGACGCCATGGACTATGCAATGTCGAAGATCTGATTGACTATGCACTTGAGGTTGCTTGTTCGATGATCATAATGTAAATAGCAATATTGTAACTTCCATATTAAAATAGTGGACTTATATTGTGATCTTATACCACTgcatgttactccctccgtccctaataattcGTAACCATTTGATCCGGCACgaatttaagaaatataataaaaagttgattgaaaaagttggcggcatgtgagtcctacttttatatattagttttataataaaacgtgagtgtgaatgagttagtggaatgtagggtccactacgaaaaatggtaaaagtgaaaggtgacaaatttttagggacaaacggaaatggaaataggtgacaaattttcagggacggagggagtagtacaaaTTTGTGAATAATAATGCAATCATCATAATCAATAATAGTCTAACTAGTACTAATTGCATCAAtcatgctctctctctctctatatatatatatatataaatatagttgatgaatcggcgaatttttgatggtgatgaatgctcgtaaaaataaaggaagatcaacacacagagatttacgtggttcgatttactgagataaatctacgtccacgggaagaaaagagggcagagttgtattgcttgatctgttttctacagctaacaatacagacttgctatttgctattttctctctagagagcttaacagaagttaacagaaggagcttatctatctgacctaggttctatttatacattgaaccaagatcgtggcatgcagcatttattaggtagtggatgtcgtggaggtcgtggcgaccttgcatgggtccactatcctgcatgagttaatgactgcttgacaccactaaatagatcgtcggtgtaggcggaggtggaaatcttgcatgagtccactatttcctagttcggtcgaatactgagaccggactgctgaattattgccgagcagcttttgccgatctgagagtagagcttgatgccgaccagagagcagagtttgattggttggcttttaccgagctgtaggctggggccgaactctgtggttgtgccgaactgaactcttgagtcatgccggactgatactctttagccatgccgaactgatactctttcttgggctttactgctgttgggcttgtttagtatttgtttagtacgtactccatcactacccccctcgaaaagtgaagtgaatcacttcggcattctggataaaggtacggggtaagttgatgtttgtcctcggtctgatgaagtgaactcttctttgaccggacttggtttgtgtcctaatttggcgagttttatcgctcggatcgaactttccgttgtcctaatttggggatcggactttcccttgtcctaattcggcgagttttatcgcgtggatcggactttccctagtcctaattcaggcaagttttatcgcgagaatcagacttttgttgcagttcgtttcagacgaagtgcttgattcttaagctgaattgtggtcttgtatcttctgtagaagctttgactcacaatcgttggcttgttgcagctcgtttcagacgaactgcttgtttaagctgaattgtggtcttgtatcttctgtagaagctttgactcacaatcgtgtgcttgtatatgttctaagaaggggatcagccttcgaagaacaagatacctcagtaacatttgtaagagacgacacgcacagagacagacaaaacacatagacaaaacgcatagaggcaaataaaaagcacatagagaaacAAAGatcaagcaaaccaaataaagcacattgaccggacaggactcaagactgactgaccggactgtctcttacaaatgaaacttcttgaggttggaaatgtgccatgttcggggtacctgttct is part of the Salvia splendens isolate huo1 chromosome 6, SspV2, whole genome shotgun sequence genome and encodes:
- the LOC121806484 gene encoding alanine--glyoxylate aminotransferase 2 homolog 3, mitochondrial-like isoform X2, coding for MQYLFDEKGRRYLDGFGGIATVCCGHCHPDVVKAIVNQTNNLQHSTILYLNHAITDFAEALASKIPGDLKVVFFTNSGTEANELAIMMARLYTANHDIVSLRNAYHGNAAGTMGATAQSNWKFNVVQTGMHHALNPDPYRGVFGSDGLKYARDVEDLIKFGTSGHVAGFMSEAIQGVGGIVELAPNYLPSVYESIRKAGGLCIADEVQSGFARTGTHFWGFETQGVVPDIVTMAKGIGNGIPLGAVVTTPKVAEVLTRRSYFNTFGGNPVCTAAGLAVLKVIERENLQENARVVGSYLKDRFNALKDKHEIIGDVRGRGLMLGIELVTDRTLKTPAKNEIARVMELMKDMGVLVGKGGFYGNVFRVTPPLCFNKEDADFMVDAMDYAMSKI
- the LOC121806484 gene encoding alanine--glyoxylate aminotransferase 2 homolog 3, mitochondrial-like isoform X1, which translates into the protein MKGVVVRRALWESRRFRGRGYSGACAADDVNELPKMPPFDYTPPPYSGPTAAQILAKRKEFLSPSIFHFYGKPVNIVHGKMQYLFDEKGRRYLDGFGGIATVCCGHCHPDVVKAIVNQTNNLQHSTILYLNHAITDFAEALASKIPGDLKVVFFTNSGTEANELAIMMARLYTANHDIVSLRNAYHGNAAGTMGATAQSNWKFNVVQTGMHHALNPDPYRGVFGSDGLKYARDVEDLIKFGTSGHVAGFMSEAIQGVGGIVELAPNYLPSVYESIRKAGGLCIADEVQSGFARTGTHFWGFETQGVVPDIVTMAKGIGNGIPLGAVVTTPKVAEVLTRRSYFNTFGGNPVCTAAGLAVLKVIERENLQENARVVGSYLKDRFNALKDKHEIIGDVRGRGLMLGIELVTDRTLKTPAKNEIARVMELMKDMGVLVGKGGFYGNVFRVTPPLCFNKEDADFMVDAMDYAMSKI